The proteins below are encoded in one region of Clostridium pasteurianum DSM 525 = ATCC 6013:
- the gpmI gene encoding 2,3-bisphosphoglycerate-independent phosphoglycerate mutase: protein MAKKPVMLMILDGFGLTDKVDGNAVKAANKPNIDNIFTHYYSTTLGASGLSVGLPDGQMGNSEVGHLNIGAGRVVYQSLTRITKAIEDGEIFENEALNKAVTSALEKDSTLHLMGLLSPGGVHSHIDHLKGLLKLAKEKGVKKVFVHAFLDGRDVAPSSAKEYITEIEDYMKELGVGKIASLSGRYYAMDRDKRWERVQLAYNAIVLGQGETAGSALEAVEKSYHDNKTDEFVLPTVIVENGTPLATIKNNDSVIFFNFRPDRAREITRAINDKEFDGFKRETLNLTFITLTEYDSTLEGVEVAYKPETLKNTLGEYVSNLGKKQLRIAETEKYAHVTFFFNGGVEEPNKDEDRALIASPKVATYDLKPEMSAYEVTDELLKRLDTDQYDMIILNFANPDMVGHTGIFEAAKAAIEAVDVCLGKVVDKILEKDGTVFITADHGNAEQMIDYSTGNPMTAHTIDPVPFVYVSKESKELRDGGALADIAPTILDAMGLEPPVEMTGKSLIKK from the coding sequence ATGGCTAAAAAACCTGTTATGTTAATGATATTAGATGGATTTGGACTAACGGACAAAGTAGATGGAAATGCGGTAAAAGCAGCTAATAAACCAAATATTGATAATATATTTACACATTATTATAGTACAACTTTAGGGGCTAGTGGCTTAAGTGTTGGATTACCTGATGGACAAATGGGAAATTCAGAAGTTGGACATTTAAATATAGGCGCAGGAAGAGTTGTTTATCAATCTCTTACAAGAATAACTAAAGCTATTGAGGATGGCGAGATATTTGAAAATGAAGCTTTAAATAAAGCTGTTACTAGTGCTTTAGAGAAAGATTCAACATTACATTTAATGGGACTATTATCACCAGGTGGAGTTCATTCACATATAGACCATTTAAAAGGATTATTAAAGCTTGCTAAAGAAAAAGGTGTTAAAAAGGTATTTGTACATGCATTCCTAGATGGTAGAGATGTAGCTCCATCTTCAGCAAAAGAATATATAACAGAAATTGAAGATTATATGAAAGAACTTGGTGTTGGTAAAATTGCCAGCCTTTCTGGAAGATATTATGCCATGGATAGAGATAAGAGATGGGAAAGAGTTCAGCTTGCATACAATGCAATAGTACTTGGCCAGGGAGAAACTGCTGGAAGTGCATTAGAAGCTGTAGAAAAATCTTATCATGACAATAAAACAGATGAATTTGTTCTTCCAACAGTTATAGTTGAAAATGGAACTCCATTAGCTACTATAAAAAATAATGATTCAGTAATATTCTTTAATTTTAGACCAGATAGAGCAAGAGAAATAACAAGAGCAATAAACGATAAGGAATTTGATGGTTTTAAAAGAGAAACTTTAAACTTAACTTTTATAACACTAACAGAATACGATTCAACATTAGAAGGTGTAGAAGTAGCTTATAAGCCAGAAACACTAAAAAATACTCTTGGAGAATATGTAAGTAACCTTGGTAAAAAACAACTTAGAATTGCTGAAACTGAGAAATATGCTCACGTAACCTTCTTCTTTAATGGTGGTGTAGAAGAACCTAATAAGGATGAAGATAGAGCATTAATAGCATCTCCAAAGGTAGCAACTTATGATCTTAAACCAGAAATGAGTGCTTATGAAGTTACTGATGAGTTATTAAAGAGACTTGATACAGATCAGTATGATATGATTATATTAAACTTTGCTAATCCAGATATGGTAGGACATACAGGAATATTTGAGGCAGCTAAAGCAGCAATAGAAGCTGTAGATGTATGTTTAGGTAAAGTTGTGGATAAAATATTAGAAAAAGACGGTACTGTATTTATAACAGCTGATCATGGTAATGCTGAACAGATGATAGATTATTCTACAGGCAATCCTATGACAGCACATACAATTGATCCCGTACCATTTGTATATGTAAGTAAGGAATCAAAGGAACTTAGAGATGGAGGAGCTCTTGCAGATATAGCACCTACAATACTTGATGCTATGGGTCTTGAGCCACCAGTTGAAATGACTGGAAAAAGTTTAATAAAAAAATAA
- a CDS encoding accessory gene regulator ArgB-like protein — protein sequence MEKLTNNMASKIAKELELDNDNRDIIAYGMFALISIALSIISIIIFGMIFHVAIEALIICFTGSILRKYSGGVHASSPSRCIIIGTIVCIGQAIIFSLLIGPVITKSLVIILGIVVFVMSYYFLYKLAPVDSIAKPIKKREKIIRMKKRSIFVLSIYLIIVIINIFMHVYSQKKGSLIYSLCIYGGVTWQVFTLTKMGNNIMNKIDSFFSQIARFIKGVK from the coding sequence ATGGAAAAGTTAACAAATAATATGGCTAGTAAAATTGCAAAAGAGCTTGAACTTGATAATGATAATCGAGATATAATTGCCTATGGAATGTTTGCTTTAATAAGTATAGCTTTATCAATAATATCTATCATAATATTTGGTATGATATTTCATGTTGCTATAGAAGCACTTATAATTTGTTTTACAGGTAGTATACTTAGAAAATATTCTGGGGGCGTTCATGCAAGCTCTCCAAGTAGATGTATAATTATAGGAACTATTGTCTGTATTGGACAAGCAATAATATTTTCACTTTTAATCGGTCCAGTTATTACTAAAAGTTTAGTGATAATTTTAGGGATAGTGGTTTTTGTAATGTCTTACTATTTTCTTTATAAACTAGCTCCAGTGGATAGTATTGCAAAGCCCATAAAAAAAAGAGAAAAAATAATTAGGATGAAAAAAAGATCTATTTTTGTTTTAAGCATATATTTGATAATTGTTATAATAAATATTTTTATGCATGTGTATTCTCAAAAGAAAGGGTCTCTTATTTATTCTCTATGTATATATGGAGGGGTAACTTGGCAGGTATTTACTCTTACTAAAATGGGAAATAATATAATGAATAAGATAGATTCTTTTTTTAGTCAAATAGCAAGATTTATTAAAGGAGTGAAGTAG
- a CDS encoding DUF5317 family protein, giving the protein MIEAVLIAMVIAKLRRYKLKPLFTSWHIYPVLFMIIIYIFLNIGVFWGNYSFIKFSGILESIYIGTFFVLVIKYKQYISAIIGSICIVIGTMLNKVAISANGGKMPVFPTLSYTTGYITNESFARANDIHILGNEAAKLKILTDIIDLGYSILSIGDIFIRIFTFLIIYNCIKSLSKSENNINRNVIENNF; this is encoded by the coding sequence ATGATAGAGGCTGTACTCATAGCAATGGTAATAGCTAAACTACGAAGATATAAGTTAAAACCATTATTTACTTCTTGGCACATATATCCTGTGCTATTTATGATTATTATATATATATTCTTAAATATTGGAGTATTTTGGGGAAATTACAGTTTTATAAAGTTTTCTGGTATATTGGAATCAATATACATAGGTACATTTTTTGTTTTAGTTATAAAATATAAACAATATATTAGTGCTATTATAGGTTCTATATGTATTGTTATAGGTACCATGTTGAATAAAGTAGCTATTTCAGCTAATGGTGGCAAGATGCCTGTGTTTCCCACTTTGTCCTACACAACTGGTTATATTACAAATGAATCCTTTGCAAGAGCTAATGACATACATATCTTGGGGAATGAGGCTGCTAAATTAAAAATTCTTACTGATATTATTGATTTAGGATATAGTATTTTAAGTATAGGAGATATATTTATAAGAATTTTTACTTTTTTAATTATCTATAATTGCATTAAAAGTTTAAGTAAATCTGAAAATAACATAAATAGAAATGTAATTGAAAATAATTTTTAA
- the secG gene encoding preprotein translocase subunit SecG: MRNLLIVIQLISAVVIIVSILMQPSKMDGFANFVSGTTDTFFSRNKSKTRESMLARVTIVFSVIFALSVIAQNLSRFIQN, from the coding sequence GTGCGCAATTTATTGATAGTTATTCAATTGATATCTGCAGTGGTAATCATAGTTTCTATTTTAATGCAGCCTAGCAAAATGGATGGATTTGCTAATTTTGTTTCTGGAACTACGGATACATTTTTTTCAAGAAACAAATCTAAAACTCGTGAATCTATGTTAGCTAGAGTAACCATTGTTTTTTCTGTAATATTTGCACTTTCAGTTATAGCACAAAACTTATCAAGATTTATACAAAATTAA
- the eno gene encoding phosphopyruvate hydratase has protein sequence MSYEVEIVDVYARQILDSRALPTVEVEITLEDGTIGRAAVPSGASTGSFEAVELRDNDKSVYNGKGVLKAVDNVNNIVAPELIGSNIFNQVAIDNALIKLDGTENKGKLGANATLGVSLAVARAAAAYLGISLYSYIGGVNAKVLPVPMMNILNGGKHADNNVDLQEFMVMPVGAKSFSEALRMGSEVYHALKSNLKAKGLETAVGDEGGFAPNLKSNEEAIEVIVEAIKSAGYEPGKDAFIALDPASSEFYEDGKYNLAGEGKILSPSEMVDFYENLVNKYPIISIEDGLAEEDWEGWKQLTDRLGNKIQLVGDDLFVTNTSRLKKGIELGVANSVLIKLNQIGTLTETLNTIEMAERAGYTAVVSHRSGETEDTTISDLVVAVNAGQIKTGAPARSERVAKYNQLLRIEESLGEVGEYRSIDAFYNLKK, from the coding sequence ATGAGTTACGAAGTTGAAATTGTAGATGTATATGCTAGACAAATATTAGATTCAAGAGCATTACCTACAGTAGAGGTAGAAATTACATTAGAAGATGGAACTATTGGTAGAGCAGCAGTACCTTCAGGTGCTTCCACTGGGTCTTTTGAAGCAGTAGAACTTAGAGATAATGATAAAAGTGTATATAATGGTAAGGGTGTATTAAAAGCAGTAGATAATGTAAATAATATTGTAGCTCCAGAACTTATAGGATCGAATATTTTTAATCAAGTGGCAATTGATAATGCCCTTATAAAATTAGATGGCACAGAAAACAAGGGGAAACTTGGAGCAAATGCTACTTTGGGTGTGTCGTTAGCTGTGGCAAGAGCGGCAGCAGCATATCTTGGAATAAGCTTATATTCATATATAGGCGGAGTTAATGCCAAAGTTTTACCTGTTCCTATGATGAATATATTAAATGGTGGTAAACATGCAGATAATAATGTAGATCTTCAAGAATTTATGGTTATGCCAGTAGGAGCTAAGAGCTTTAGTGAAGCACTTAGAATGGGCTCAGAAGTTTACCATGCACTAAAATCAAATCTTAAGGCTAAGGGACTTGAAACAGCAGTAGGAGATGAGGGTGGTTTTGCACCAAATCTAAAAAGTAATGAAGAAGCTATAGAAGTTATAGTAGAGGCTATAAAATCAGCCGGATATGAACCAGGTAAGGATGCTTTTATTGCTCTTGACCCTGCATCTTCAGAATTCTATGAAGACGGAAAGTATAATCTAGCTGGAGAAGGTAAGATTTTATCACCATCAGAAATGGTAGATTTTTATGAAAATTTAGTAAATAAATACCCAATAATATCAATTGAAGATGGTTTAGCAGAAGAAGATTGGGAAGGTTGGAAACAACTTACTGATAGACTTGGAAACAAAATCCAACTTGTAGGTGACGATCTATTTGTAACTAATACTTCAAGACTTAAAAAGGGAATTGAATTAGGTGTTGCTAATTCTGTTCTTATAAAATTAAATCAAATTGGTACATTAACTGAAACATTAAATACTATAGAGATGGCTGAAAGAGCTGGATATACAGCAGTTGTTTCTCATAGATCTGGTGAAACAGAAGATACAACTATTTCTGATCTAGTAGTTGCAGTTAATGCAGGACAAATTAAAACTGGTGCACCAGCAAGATCTGAAAGAGTTGCTAAGTACAATCAATTATTAAGAATAGAAGAATCACTTGGAGAAGTAGGAGAATATAGAAGTATTGATGCATTCTATAATCTAAAAAAATAG
- the tpiA gene encoding triose-phosphate isomerase produces the protein MSRTPIIAGNWKLNNTISESLKLIEELKPLVKDAKADVVVAPTSIALEAVVNAVKGTNVKVAAQNAHFEESGAFTGEISLKALQELGVEYVILGHSERREYFNETDAALNKKVKAAFAHGITPILCCGETLEEREANVTNEVTGKQIKLDLAGLNADEAAKVVIAYEPIWAIGTGKTATDEQANETIGAIRKTVAEVFGQEVADKVRIQYGGSVKPGTIKAQMQQPEIDGALVGGASLKASDFAAIVNF, from the coding sequence ATGAGTAGAACACCAATAATAGCTGGAAACTGGAAGTTAAATAATACAATTAGTGAATCTTTAAAATTAATTGAAGAACTAAAACCACTTGTTAAGGATGCAAAGGCAGACGTTGTTGTAGCACCTACTTCTATTGCTTTGGAAGCAGTTGTAAATGCTGTTAAGGGAACAAATGTTAAAGTAGCTGCACAAAACGCTCATTTTGAAGAAAGTGGAGCTTTCACTGGAGAAATATCTCTAAAAGCACTTCAAGAATTAGGTGTGGAATATGTAATACTTGGACACAGTGAAAGAAGAGAATATTTCAATGAAACAGATGCTGCATTAAACAAAAAGGTAAAAGCTGCATTTGCACATGGAATAACTCCAATACTTTGCTGTGGTGAAACTCTTGAAGAAAGAGAAGCAAATGTAACTAATGAAGTTACAGGAAAACAGATAAAATTAGACTTAGCAGGATTAAATGCTGATGAAGCTGCTAAAGTTGTAATAGCTTACGAACCAATCTGGGCAATTGGAACAGGTAAAACAGCTACAGATGAGCAAGCCAATGAAACAATAGGAGCTATAAGAAAAACTGTTGCTGAAGTTTTCGGACAGGAAGTTGCTGATAAAGTGAGAATTCAATATGGTGGATCAGTTAAACCAGGAACTATAAAAGCTCAAATGCAGCAACCAGAAATTGATGGAGCACTAGTTGGAGGAGCAAGTTTAAAAGCTTCTGATTTTGCAGCTATTGTTAATTTCTAG
- the rnr gene encoding ribonuclease R, producing the protein MNLRESIVAFMREQAYKPMNILELSRIFDIKRLESKNFKKLLKDMEQEGLIVKNRTKHYGVPERMGLVVGKLQGNAKGFGFVICEWERPDIFIASSFMNGAMNGDKVVAKITREENGGKKCEGEIIRILERANKTIIGVYEDSKNFGFVVPDDVRIHQDVFIPKSVKGNAKTGDVVIAEIIEWPEKRRNPEGKIIEVLGKKEDKGVDILTIIKKHKLPEEFPDKVLNFADKIPDTIPEEEYKNRRDLRDIKMVTIDGEDAKDLDDAVSIEKLENGNYYLGVHIADVSNYVREKNPLDKEALLRGTSVYLIDRVIPMLPRKLSNGICSLNPKVDRLALSCFMEINEEGKVVNHDVFESIIKTNERMTYTDVTKIMRDKDKETIEKYKYLYEDFMAMEELCNILYKRRINRGSIDFDFQESKIILNEQGKPIDIKPYERAIANRVIEEFMLVCNETIAEHMFWTNLPFVYRIHEDPDTEKLEHFNEFAHNLGYVVRWGTNKVHPKELQKIIEAVKGKKEETVVSTLLLRSLKQARYSPECVGHFGLAAKYYCHFTSPIRRYPDLMIHRIIKEFLHGKIDKERSKKLIGIVDYASVQSSDMERVAQEAEREVDDLKKAEYMQGKIGEEYDGIISSVTNFGMFVELPNTIEGLVHISYLNDDYYIYDEKHLSLIGERTKKIYRLGDEVRIKVQKVNLASHEIYFEIAENDNELKENKLSEENSIDNENLDSEDYIEEIHPPRALKDTLEAYKPEISEDEE; encoded by the coding sequence ATGAACTTAAGAGAATCTATAGTGGCATTTATGCGAGAACAAGCATATAAACCCATGAATATATTGGAACTTTCAAGAATATTTGATATAAAGAGATTAGAATCTAAAAATTTTAAAAAACTTTTAAAAGATATGGAACAGGAAGGTCTTATAGTTAAAAATAGGACAAAACATTATGGTGTACCAGAAAGAATGGGTCTTGTGGTAGGAAAACTTCAAGGAAATGCAAAGGGATTTGGATTTGTTATATGTGAATGGGAAAGACCTGACATTTTTATAGCTAGTTCTTTTATGAATGGTGCTATGAATGGAGATAAAGTTGTAGCCAAAATAACTAGGGAAGAAAATGGCGGGAAAAAATGTGAAGGGGAAATAATAAGAATTTTAGAAAGGGCCAACAAAACCATAATAGGGGTATATGAAGATAGTAAAAATTTTGGCTTTGTAGTTCCTGATGATGTAAGAATACATCAAGATGTATTTATACCAAAAAGTGTTAAAGGCAATGCAAAAACTGGAGATGTAGTTATTGCAGAAATAATAGAATGGCCGGAAAAGAGGAGAAATCCTGAAGGAAAAATAATTGAAGTATTAGGTAAAAAAGAGGATAAAGGTGTAGACATACTAACAATTATAAAAAAGCACAAACTTCCAGAAGAATTTCCTGATAAAGTATTGAACTTTGCAGATAAGATACCAGACACAATACCAGAAGAAGAATATAAAAATAGAAGAGATTTAAGAGATATAAAAATGGTTACTATAGATGGTGAAGATGCTAAGGATTTAGACGATGCTGTATCTATAGAAAAATTGGAAAATGGTAACTATTATCTTGGAGTTCATATTGCAGATGTTTCAAATTATGTCAGAGAAAAAAATCCTTTAGATAAAGAAGCACTTCTTAGAGGAACTTCTGTTTATCTGATTGATAGAGTTATACCAATGCTGCCAAGAAAGCTTTCAAATGGAATATGCAGTTTAAATCCTAAAGTTGACAGATTGGCATTAAGCTGCTTTATGGAGATAAACGAAGAAGGAAAAGTAGTTAATCATGATGTATTTGAAAGTATAATAAAGACAAATGAAAGAATGACCTACACAGATGTAACAAAGATAATGAGAGATAAGGACAAAGAAACTATAGAAAAGTATAAGTATCTATATGAAGATTTTATGGCTATGGAAGAGTTATGCAATATACTGTATAAAAGAAGAATAAATAGAGGGTCTATAGATTTTGATTTTCAAGAAAGTAAAATAATATTAAATGAACAGGGAAAGCCAATAGACATAAAACCTTATGAAAGGGCAATAGCTAATAGAGTTATTGAGGAATTTATGCTTGTATGTAATGAAACCATAGCGGAACATATGTTTTGGACTAATCTTCCTTTTGTCTATAGAATTCATGAAGATCCAGACACAGAAAAATTAGAGCATTTCAATGAATTTGCTCATAATCTCGGATATGTGGTAAGGTGGGGAACTAATAAAGTACATCCAAAGGAGCTTCAAAAAATAATTGAAGCAGTAAAGGGCAAAAAAGAAGAAACTGTAGTTAGTACTTTACTTTTAAGATCTTTAAAGCAGGCAAGATATTCACCAGAATGCGTAGGACATTTTGGGCTTGCAGCCAAGTATTATTGCCATTTTACTTCACCTATAAGAAGGTATCCTGATCTTATGATTCATAGAATAATAAAGGAATTTTTGCACGGGAAAATAGATAAAGAGCGATCAAAAAAATTAATTGGAATTGTTGATTATGCATCTGTACAATCTTCAGATATGGAGAGGGTAGCACAGGAAGCTGAAAGAGAAGTAGATGATCTTAAAAAGGCAGAATATATGCAAGGAAAAATTGGTGAAGAATATGATGGAATAATATCTTCTGTAACAAATTTTGGAATGTTTGTAGAATTGCCCAACACTATTGAAGGTTTGGTGCATATAAGCTATCTAAATGATGATTACTATATATATGATGAAAAGCATCTAAGCCTTATTGGGGAAAGAACCAAAAAAATATATAGGCTTGGAGATGAAGTTAGAATAAAAGTACAAAAAGTTAATTTGGCTTCCCATGAAATATATTTTGAGATAGCTGAAAATGATAATGAGCTTAAAGAAAATAAATTATCAGAAGAAAATTCAATAGATAATGAAAATCTGGATTCTGAAGATTATATAGAAGAAATTCATCCTCCAAGAGCATTGAAAGATACCTTAGAGGCATATAAACCTGAAATAAGTGAAGATGAAGAGTAG
- the smpB gene encoding SsrA-binding protein SmpB translates to MAKKNKTNNTLAENRKARHDYFIEESIESGIELVGTEVKSIRQGKANLKDSYAEINNGEVFMCNVHISPYEKGNIFNKDPLRKRKLLLHKVEIRKLEAYTSQKGYTLVPLSLYLKNGRVKVQLSVAKGKKDYDKRDTMLEKAAKREIDRQMKNSMR, encoded by the coding sequence ATGGCTAAAAAGAATAAGACCAACAATACATTGGCTGAAAATAGAAAAGCTAGACATGATTATTTTATAGAGGAATCTATAGAATCTGGAATAGAACTTGTAGGTACAGAAGTAAAATCTATAAGACAGGGAAAAGCTAATCTTAAAGATAGTTATGCAGAGATAAATAATGGAGAAGTATTTATGTGTAATGTACATATAAGTCCTTATGAAAAGGGAAATATATTTAATAAAGATCCTTTAAGAAAGAGAAAATTACTTTTGCATAAAGTGGAGATAAGAAAACTTGAAGCTTATACTTCACAGAAGGGGTACACACTAGTACCATTATCTTTATATCTTAAAAATGGAAGAGTAAAAGTGCAGCTTTCTGTAGCTAAAGGTAAAAAAGACTATGACAAAAGAGATACAATGCTTGAAAAAGCTGCAAAGCGAGAAATTGATAGGCAAATGAAAAATAGCATGAGATAA
- the gap gene encoding type I glyceraldehyde-3-phosphate dehydrogenase has protein sequence MTKVAINGFGRIGRLALRRILEVPGLEVVAINDLTDAKMLAHLFKYDSSQGRFNGEIEVKEGAFVVNGKEVKVFAEADPEKLPWGELGIDVVLECTGFFTKKEKAEAHVRAGAKKVVISAPAGNDLKTIVFNVNNEDLDGTETVISGASCTTNCLAPMAKVLNDKFGIEKGFMTTIHAYTNDQNTLDGPHRKGDFRRARAAAVSIIPNSTGAAKAIAQVIPELKGKLDGNAQRVPVPTGSVTELISVLKKNVTVEEINAAMKEAANESFGYTEDEIVSADVVGISYGSLFDATLTKIVDVDGSQLVKTVSWYDNEMSYTSQLVRTLEYFAKIAK, from the coding sequence ATGACAAAAGTAGCTATTAATGGTTTTGGAAGAATAGGAAGATTAGCTTTAAGAAGAATTCTTGAAGTACCTGGTTTAGAGGTAGTTGCAATCAATGATTTAACTGATGCAAAAATGTTAGCACACTTATTCAAATATGATTCATCACAAGGTAGATTCAATGGTGAAATTGAAGTTAAAGAAGGAGCTTTCGTTGTTAACGGAAAAGAAGTTAAAGTTTTCGCAGAAGCAGATCCTGAAAAATTACCATGGGGAGAACTAGGAATTGATGTTGTTCTTGAATGTACTGGATTCTTCACTAAAAAAGAAAAAGCTGAAGCTCATGTAAGAGCTGGTGCTAAAAAAGTTGTTATTTCAGCTCCTGCTGGAAATGACTTAAAGACAATAGTATTTAACGTTAATAACGAAGATCTTGATGGAACTGAAACAGTTATATCAGGTGCATCATGCACAACTAACTGCTTAGCTCCAATGGCTAAAGTATTAAACGATAAATTCGGAATAGAAAAAGGATTTATGACTACAATCCATGCTTACACTAATGACCAAAACACATTAGACGGCCCACACAGAAAAGGTGATTTCAGAAGAGCTAGAGCTGCTGCTGTCAGCATAATCCCTAACTCAACTGGTGCTGCTAAAGCTATCGCTCAAGTTATCCCAGAATTAAAAGGTAAATTAGATGGAAACGCTCAAAGAGTTCCAGTTCCAACTGGTTCAGTAACTGAATTAATTTCAGTTCTTAAGAAAAATGTTACAGTTGAAGAAATCAATGCTGCTATGAAAGAAGCTGCAAATGAATCTTTCGGATACACTGAAGATGAAATAGTTTCAGCTGACGTTGTTGGAATATCTTATGGTTCATTATTTGATGCAACTTTAACTAAAATTGTAGATGTTGATGGATCACAATTAGTTAAAACTGTTTCTTGGTATGATAATGAAATGTCATACACTTCACAATTAGTTAGAACTTTAGAATATTTCGCTAAAATTGCAAAATAG
- a CDS encoding phosphoglycerate kinase: MSYNKKTIEDIDVKGKRVLVRCDFNVPLKDGVITDENRLNGALPTIKYLTEKGGKVILCSHLGKAKGPDPKLTLAPVAKRLSELLGKEVVFAADDTVVGENAKKAVENLKEGEVVLLQNTRYRKEEGKNEENFSKELASLADVYVNDAFGTAHRAHCSTVGVTQFVGTAACGYLIQKELKFLGEAVENPVRPFVAILGGAKVSDKINVINNLLEKVDTLIIGGGMAYTFLKGQGYTIGKSLVEEDKVEYAKEMLEKAKAKGVKLLLPIDNVVGAEFSADTKPVTTEDANIPEGYMGLDIGPKTAGEYAAAVKEAKTVIWNGPMGVFEFENFAKGTIAVAKAMAEADATTVIGGGDSAAAVNQLGFGDKMTHISTGGGASLEFLEGKELPGIAALNDK; the protein is encoded by the coding sequence ATGTCATATAACAAAAAGACAATTGAAGATATTGATGTTAAAGGTAAAAGAGTATTAGTAAGATGTGATTTTAATGTACCTTTAAAAGATGGCGTTATAACTGACGAAAACAGACTTAATGGTGCACTTCCAACTATAAAATATTTAACAGAAAAAGGTGGAAAGGTTATCCTTTGCTCACATCTTGGAAAAGCTAAAGGACCAGATCCAAAGCTTACTCTTGCTCCAGTTGCAAAGAGACTTTCAGAATTACTTGGAAAAGAAGTTGTTTTTGCAGCAGATGATACTGTTGTAGGAGAAAATGCTAAAAAAGCTGTTGAAAACTTAAAAGAGGGAGAAGTTGTTCTTCTTCAAAATACAAGATACAGAAAAGAAGAAGGAAAGAACGAAGAAAACTTCTCAAAAGAATTAGCTTCACTTGCTGATGTATATGTAAATGATGCTTTTGGTACAGCTCATAGAGCTCACTGCTCAACAGTTGGTGTAACTCAATTCGTTGGAACTGCTGCATGCGGATACTTAATTCAAAAAGAATTAAAATTCTTAGGAGAAGCAGTAGAAAATCCAGTAAGACCATTCGTAGCTATTCTTGGTGGAGCTAAAGTTTCAGATAAAATCAATGTTATAAACAATCTTCTTGAAAAAGTTGATACATTAATCATTGGTGGAGGAATGGCTTATACATTCTTAAAAGGCCAAGGATATACTATTGGTAAATCACTTGTTGAAGAAGATAAAGTAGAATATGCAAAAGAAATGCTTGAAAAGGCTAAAGCTAAGGGTGTAAAATTATTACTTCCAATAGATAACGTAGTTGGAGCAGAGTTCAGTGCTGATACTAAACCAGTAACTACTGAAGATGCAAATATTCCAGAAGGATACATGGGTCTTGACATCGGACCTAAAACTGCTGGAGAATATGCTGCAGCTGTTAAAGAAGCTAAAACAGTTATCTGGAACGGACCAATGGGAGTATTTGAATTCGAAAACTTTGCTAAAGGAACAATAGCTGTTGCTAAAGCTATGGCTGAAGCTGATGCTACAACAGTTATAGGTGGTGGAGATAGTGCTGCTGCTGTTAATCAATTAGGATTTGGAGACAAAATGACTCATATTTCAACTGGTGGTGGAGCTTCACTTGAATTCCTAGAAGGAAAAGAACTTCCAGGAATAGCAGCACTTAATGATAAATAA